One Dictyostelium discoideum AX4 chromosome 3 chromosome, whole genome shotgun sequence genomic region harbors:
- the allB1 gene encoding hypothetical protein yields MNSENIIKVIKGKKVVINGEIKPASILIKNGIIIDIKDYSSEIKEEHEVLIEEEKLVIMGGLVDSHVHINEPGRTEWEGFLSATSAAASGGVTTIIDMPLNSSPVTTTFENLQTKIESMPGKLRVDVGLLGGIIPGNSSEISRMVLEGGVVGFKSFLVHSGIDEFPHVKEDDIQEAMNVMKKLKDEQGGRDVVMMFHAEIEEPIKEATERLQRENADPKLYDTFLKSRPRVSENIAIDKVIELTKKNMIKTHIVHLSSSDAIEAIHEAVHNDGVPITAETTYHYLYFESEQVPYGNTLYKCCPPVRESENKDLLWKAVTNGTINIIVSDHSPCTLDLKLIEQGDFMKAWGGISSLQLGLPIIWTEASKRGVPLAKLSEYMSDAPSRLVGLNDRKGSIKIGRDADFVIWDPEESFTVDQGLLMVKNKNSPYHGEKLLGVVHHTILRGNKIFSKGDQTISKIIGKRLIQTKIHTNPIYPSPTLPTIELLNSLTEQKTFFDCIHLLFEAAPPLANALFSKRPFSSYQQLIDQAYSIIQSLNESDKIQVINAHPRIGVSASQVKNSSSISYREQSCDKDSSIDQSILENLTQLNQQYESKFGFKFVVFVNGRPKNEIIPILQNRLNNNDKQKELNLGLSEMIEISKSRLLKLL; encoded by the exons gtTATTAAAGGAAAAAAAGTTGTAATAAATGGTGAAATAAAACCagcatcaattttaattaa aaatggtattattattgatattaaagattattcaagtgaaattaaagaagaaCATGAGGTTTTAATTGAAGAAGAGAAATTAGTTATTATGGGTGGATTAGTTGATAGTCATGTTCATATTAATGAACCAGGTAGAACAGAATGGGAAGGATTTTTAAGTGCAACAAGTGCAGCAGCATCAGGTGGTGTAACAACCATTATTGATATGCCATTGAATAGTTCACCAGTTACAAcaacatttgaaaatttacaaaCTAAAATTGAATCGATGCCAGGTAAATTAAGAGTTGATGTTGGTTTATTGGGTGGTATTATACCGGGTAATTCATCAGAGATCTCTAGAATGGTATTAGAAGGTGGTGTAGTTggttttaaatcatttttagttCATTCTGGTATTGATGAATTCCCACATGTGAAAGAGGATGATATTCAAGAAGCAATGAAtgtaatgaaaaaattaaaagatgagCAAGGTGGAAGGGATGTAGTTATGATGTTTCATGCAGAGATTGAGGAACCAATTAAAGAGGCCACTGAGAGATTACAACGTGAGAATGCAGATCCAAAATTATACGACACCTTCCTCAAAAGTAGACCAAGAGTTAGTGAGAATATAGCAATTGATAAGGTTATTGAGTTAACTAAAAAGAATATGATAAAAACTCATATCGTTCATTTATCATCCAGTGATGCAATTGAAGCCATTCACGAGGCGGTTCATAATGATGGTGTGCCAATTACTGCAGAGACAACCTACCATTATCTATACTTTGAATCTGAGCAAGTCCCATACGGTAACACACTCTATAAATGCTGTCCACCAGTACGTGaaagtgaaaataaagatttactTTGGAAAGCTGTGACCAATGGTACCATAAACATCATCGTTAGCGACCACTCACCATGTACATtagatttgaaattaattgaacaaGGTGATTTCATGAAAGCATGGGGTGGCATTAGTTCGCTACAATTAGGCTTACCAATCATTTGGACAGAGGCTAGCAAAAGGGGTGTGCCATTAGCCAAACTCTCAGAATACATGTCTGACGCACCATCACGTCTAGTTGGCTTAAACGATCGTAAAGGGTCAATTAAAATTGGCAGAGATGCAGATTTCGTTATATGGGATCCTGAAGAATCGTTTACAGTCGACCAAGGTCTATTAatggtaaaaaataaaaattcaccATACCACGGTGAAAAACTTTTAGGTGTAGTTCACCACACGATTTTACGtggtaataaaatattttcaaaaggtgatcaaacaatttcaaaaattattggtAAACGTTTAATTCAAACTAAAATTCACACAAATCCAATTTACCCATCACCAACATTACCAACCATAGAGTTATTAAATAGTTTAACTGAGCAAAAAACATTCTTTGATTGTATTCATTTACTATTTGAAGCTGCACCACCTTTAGCAAAtgcattattttcaaaacgTCCATTCTCATcatatcaacaattaatcGATCAAGCTTATTCAATCattcaatcattaaatgaaTCTGATAAAATTCAAGTTATCAATGCTCATCCAAGAATTGGTGTATCTGCATCACAAGttaaaaattcatcatcaattagTTACCGTGAACAATCTTGTGATAAAGATTCCTCGATTGATCAATCAATTCTTGAAAATTTAAcacaattaaatcaacaatatgAATCaaaatttggttttaaatttgttgtatttgtaaaTGGTCGTCCAAAGAATGAAATCATTCCAATTTTACAAAAtcgtttaaataataatgataaacaaaaagaattaaatttaggtTTATCTGAAatgattgaaatttcaaaatcaagattattaaaattattataa
- the rabY gene encoding Rab GTPase encodes MNSEKPDYNYLFKIVIIGDRKTGKTCLMNRFVENTWSEEYRQTNLLHFKVKTIYIDCKIIKLQIWDSQADENFRFNNNNLSNYRSASGFLVVYDCTNENSFSNLKHWIKDIKLYGRPNAINIVVSNKSDLVNEKVIDSDVAKSYCDSLEIPFIETSSKHSSNVEDCFVLLIKNVMKYLETEPTIPQQQQQQQQQQQQQQQQQQQQQQQQQQQQQQQQQQQQQHQQSSKTKIGCLIQ; translated from the coding sequence atgaattcAGAAAAACcagattataattatttatttaaaattgtaataattggTGATAGAAAAACAGGAAAAACATGTTTAATGAATAGATTTGTAGAGAATACATGGAGTGAAGAATATAGACAAACTAatttattacattttaaaGTTAAAACTATCTATATtgattgtaaaattattaaattacaaatatGGGATAGTCAAGCAGATgaaaattttagatttaataataataatttatcaaattataGAAGTGCATCAGGTTTTCTGGTTGTTTATGATTGTACTAATGAGAATTCATTTAGTAACCTTAAACATTGgattaaagatattaaattatatggACGTCCTAATGCAATAAATATTGttgtttcaaataaatctGATTTGGTCAATGAAAAAGTCATTGACTCAGACGTTGCAAAATCATATTGTGATAGTTTAGAAATACCATTCATTGAAACAAGTTCAAAACATTCTTCAAATGTTGAggattgttttgttttattgattaaaaatGTTATGAAATATTTAGAAACTGAACCAACTattccacaacaacaacaacaacaacaacaacaacaacaacaacaacaacaacaacaacaacaacaacaacaacaacaacaacaacaacaacaacaacaacaacaacaacaacaacaacaccagcAAAGTTCAAAGACAAAAATTGGATGTTTAATTCAATAG
- a CDS encoding type A von Willebrand factor domain-containing protein (Similar to VWFA) → MNCGSKYTFVQDDEEEEFVVDSNIFFQGAQPQQPQQPQQPQQPQQQQQQQQQQQQQQQQQQQQQQSRGFFSIFGRSAAPQAPPPAPMNNRAPNQLKAKIKKATTNVLVVNLGTVAKESSIQTGDGYFCKKCNCGFSNINALKEITLNDGKKHPNIPTDGGFDGNKTWKCEFCYEENEIVIDKEEIPQTNIIDYILESEPVGDNNNNNNNNKTKEEKEKDEKEKNEKDDSFVIFCIDISGSMEVTQSVNGLSIPSSLVSNSGIYDNEIPEKLAALTKVSYVSRLQCVQIGLLHQIESIAEKYPNKRVGIVTFSDKVTMFGDGSTEPVTISDKAKLLDLSQLVEEGGLLQMNNPVSKTKNSLLEKVKTLRGSGSTALGSAVAACVGITGGSRGSQIIICTDGQSNMGLGATEAPEKQQMVFEQIANMAQRSGTSISVLTIKGTDTKLEVIGKLANNTGGEVNIMDPINLNDGFKEILSLPTLATNVSVKIFLHKGLYVSDFDNNNNTEKSFVERVIGNVNQDTTISFEYGVRSSKLIDKSLKSIPFQLQIFYTTLTGKKCVRMITQTQEITTSSDLAEEHANIEALGINMVQTSTKIASSGDYEKSRAKNYSHAGLMQKVMMKKQKATKVDSDEIDSMSNYMQQAQDIETQLSNTVSNEKSYNSSGDRLKSRQQNRDDATANMLYNMSNMNSTKSKKKFI, encoded by the exons atgaattgtGGTTCAAAATATACTTTTGttcaagatgatgaagaggaagaatttgttgttg atagcAATATTTTCTTTCAAGGTGctcaacctcaacaacctcaacaacctcaacaacctcaacaacctcaacaacaacaacaacaacaacaacaacaacaacaacaacaacaacaacaacaacaacaacaacaatcaagaGGATTCTTTAGTATTTTTGGTAGATCAGCAGCACCACAAGCACCACCACCAGCACCAATGAATAATCGTGCACCAAATCAACTTAAAGCTAAAATAAAGAAAGCAACAACCAATGTATTAGTAGTCAATTTAGGTACAGTTGCAAAGGAATCATCTATTCAAACTGGTGATGGTTACTTTTGTAAAAAATGTAATTGTGGTTTCAGCAATATCAATGCATTAAAAGAGATAACATTAAATGATGGTAAAAAGCATCCAAATATTCCAACTGATGGTGGTTTCGATGGAAATAAAACTTGGAAATGTGAATTTTGTTATGAAGAGAATGAAATTGTCATTGATAAAGAAGAAATACCACAAACAAATataattgattatatttTAGAATCTGAACCAGTTGGtgataacaacaataacaacaacaacaataaaactaaagaagaaaaagaaaaagatgaaaaagaaaagaatgaaaaagATGATTCATTTGTAATCTTTTGTATTGATATTAGTGGTAGTATGGAAGTTACACAATCTGTAAATGGTTTATCAATTCCAAGTTCATTAGTATCAAATTCAGGTATTTACGATAATGAAATTCCTGAAAAACTAGCTGCTCTTACAAAGGTTAGTTATGTTTCACGTTTACAATGTGTTCAAATTGGTTTATTACATCAAATTGAAAGTATCGCTGAAAAGTATCCAAATAAACGTGTTGGTATCGTAACATTTAGTGATAAGGTTACAATGTTTGGTGATGGCTCAACTGAACCAGTTACAATCAGTGATAAAGCTAAATTATTAGACCTCTCTCAATTGGTTGAAGAAGGTGGTTTATTACAAATGAATAATCCAGtttcaaaaacaaagaatTCATTATTGGAAAAGGTTAAAACATTAAGAGGTAGTGGTAGCACTGCCTTAGGTTCTGCAGTTGCAGCTTGTGTTGGTATTACCGGTGGTTCAAGAGGTTCACAAATTATCATTTGTACCGATGGTCAATCAAATATGGGTTTAGGTGCAACTGAAGCACcagaaaaacaacaaatggTATTTGAACAAATTGCAAATATGGCTCAAAGAAGTGGTACTTCCATTAGTGTACTCACCATTAAAGGTACCGATACTAAACTTGAAGTGATTGGTAAATTGGCAAATAATACCGGTGGTGAAGTTAACATTATGGATCCaatcaatttaaatgatggttTCAAAGAAATTCTTAGTTTACCTACTTTAGCAACAAATGTATCCGTTAAGATATTCCTCCATAAAGGTCTTTACGTTAGTGactttgataataataataatactgaaAAGAGTTTTGTTGAAAGAGTGATTGGTAATGTAAATCAAGACAcaacaatttcatttgaatatGGTGTTAGATCctctaaattaattgataaatctttGAAATCAATACCATTCCAATTACAAATCTTTTATACAACACTCACTGGTAAGAAATGTGTAAGAATGATCACTCAAACTCAAGAGATTACAACAAGCTCTGATTTGGCTGAAGAACATGCAAACATCGAGGCATTGGGTATTAATATGGTTCAAACCTCTACAAAGATTGCTTCATCAGGTGATTATGAAAAATCTCGTGCTAAAAATTATTCACATGCTGGACTTATGCAAAAGGTAATGATGAAGAAACAAAAGGCTACTAAAGTCGATTCAGATGAAATCGATTCAATGTCAAATTATATGCAACAAGCTCAAGATATTGAAACTCAACTATCAAATACTGTTTCAAATGAAAAGAGTTATAATTCAAGTGGTGATAGATTAAAATCACGTCAACAAAATCGTGATGATGCAACTGCTAATATGCTTTATAATATGTCAAATATGAATAGtacaaaatcaaagaaaaaattcatttaa